One Sodalinema gerasimenkoae IPPAS B-353 DNA segment encodes these proteins:
- a CDS encoding Uma2 family endonuclease, whose translation MVLQSQTYPPLENGDRLSYGEFERRYAAMPPHQKAELVEGVVYMASPLRFTTHAKPHADLMGLLWTYKMATPPTEMGIEPTVRLDSDNEFQPDGVLLMPGGSSQLNQEGYIQGSPELVVEIAASSAAIDLGDKKRVYRRNGVQEYLVWQIFDEQLDWFYLEEGVYQSITPDDEGILRSRVFPGLWLNRPQLLQNNLAAVLNTLQLGLQSSEHQAFVRSQS comes from the coding sequence ATGGTACTTCAGAGTCAGACTTATCCACCCTTAGAAAACGGCGATCGCCTCAGCTACGGAGAATTTGAGCGACGTTACGCGGCGATGCCTCCTCATCAGAAAGCCGAATTAGTTGAAGGAGTTGTGTATATGGCCTCGCCGCTACGGTTTACCACTCATGCTAAGCCTCACGCCGATTTGATGGGATTGCTGTGGACCTATAAGATGGCAACCCCACCTACGGAAATGGGGATTGAACCCACCGTTCGCCTCGACTCCGACAATGAGTTTCAACCCGATGGCGTGTTGCTAATGCCTGGGGGGAGTTCTCAACTGAATCAAGAAGGGTATATTCAAGGTTCCCCGGAATTGGTGGTTGAAATTGCAGCCAGTAGTGCGGCGATCGATTTAGGGGACAAAAAACGGGTGTATCGACGCAATGGGGTTCAGGAATATCTGGTTTGGCAAATCTTTGATGAACAACTGGATTGGTTTTATCTTGAAGAAGGTGTTTATCAGTCTATTACCCCGGATGATGAGGGGATTCTCCGTAGTCGTGTTTTTCCGGGGTTATGGCTGAATCGGCCGCAACTGTTGCAAAATAATCTGGCGGCTGTGCTTAATACGCTACAACTGGGGCTGCAATCTTCGGAACATCAGGCGTTTGTGCGATCGCAATCTTAA
- a CDS encoding ParA family protein, whose product MAIIAIASPKGGVGKTTSTIALGGLLAQTQRCLAIDLDPQGNLTMGFGIEMEKEQIGSYDVMTRQETPAEPILETYIGLDILPTDSTLAKAENEISEDPKRFFILKEQLQTLQGRYTNILIDCPPNLGLLTLNALAAADAVLVPVQCHYYSLRGLDRLFDEISDIRKTYNLRLRLLGVLPTMAENTLMTRRVLDELKKRHHQVTIFKPVPKSIQFAEASFVGQPIHRFSRNRKLIEPYERVIRAIAPDTNQPPNEHLL is encoded by the coding sequence GTGGCGATCATTGCAATTGCCAGTCCGAAAGGGGGCGTAGGAAAAACCACCTCCACTATCGCACTGGGCGGATTACTTGCCCAAACCCAGAGATGTCTTGCGATTGACCTAGATCCACAGGGCAATCTGACCATGGGATTTGGCATTGAGATGGAAAAAGAACAAATCGGCAGTTACGACGTGATGACGCGTCAGGAAACCCCCGCAGAACCGATTTTAGAGACGTATATCGGCCTGGATATTTTGCCCACCGATAGCACCCTGGCGAAGGCTGAAAACGAAATTTCTGAAGATCCCAAACGCTTCTTTATCCTTAAAGAACAGTTACAAACACTTCAAGGTCGCTACACCAACATTCTCATCGACTGTCCCCCCAATTTAGGGTTGCTGACACTTAACGCCCTGGCGGCAGCGGATGCGGTGTTGGTTCCGGTGCAATGTCACTATTATTCCTTGCGGGGACTCGATCGCCTCTTTGATGAAATCTCCGATATCCGCAAAACCTATAATTTGCGACTGCGACTGCTGGGGGTGTTGCCGACGATGGCGGAAAATACCCTGATGACGCGGCGAGTCTTGGATGAACTGAAGAAACGGCATCATCAGGTGACGATTTTCAAGCCAGTTCCCAAATCCATCCAATTCGCCGAAGCCAGTTTTGTCGGCCAACCCATCCACCGCTTCAGCCGCAACCGCAAACTGATTGAACCCTATGAACGGGTGATTCGGGCGATCGCCCCTGACACCAATCAGCCTCCTAACGAGCATCTGCTTTAA
- the hypE gene encoding hydrogenase expression/formation protein HypE: MSDFDVTSGSCPLPIQQYPHVLLAHGGGGRLMQHLINQVFLPAFGSADQVQHDAATLNLEGDRIALTTDSYVVHPLFFPGGDIGSMAVYGTVNDLAMAGARPQYLTAGFILEEGLPMSILWQVVQSMAAAAEKAGVQIVTGDTKVVDRGKGDGIFINTAGVGVVAGDRTISPSQVQVGDVVLVNGDIGRHGIAIMAVREGLMFETVIESDSAPVAAEVLALLEAGIEVHCLRDLTRGGLASALNEIAVAAKLGIRLEERAIAVRDDVQGACEILGFDPLYLANEGRFIAIVPPNQVQAALESLGEGAAEIGVVTDTTTPPVTMMSEIGSLRTVDLLSGEQLPRIC; encoded by the coding sequence ATGAGTGATTTTGACGTCACATCCGGGTCCTGTCCCCTGCCAATTCAGCAATATCCCCATGTTTTATTGGCCCATGGAGGAGGGGGACGGTTGATGCAACACCTGATTAATCAGGTCTTTCTGCCCGCGTTTGGCTCTGCGGATCAGGTGCAACATGATGCGGCGACGTTGAACCTAGAGGGTGATCGCATCGCCTTAACCACCGATTCTTATGTGGTTCATCCCCTGTTCTTCCCCGGTGGCGATATTGGGTCGATGGCCGTCTATGGCACAGTCAATGATTTGGCTATGGCGGGGGCCCGGCCTCAATACCTAACGGCGGGGTTCATTTTGGAGGAAGGCCTCCCCATGTCGATTCTCTGGCAAGTGGTGCAATCCATGGCGGCGGCGGCTGAGAAAGCAGGGGTACAGATTGTTACAGGAGACACGAAGGTCGTCGATCGCGGGAAGGGAGATGGCATCTTTATTAATACCGCTGGAGTGGGGGTTGTGGCGGGCGATCGCACCATTTCCCCCAGCCAAGTCCAGGTGGGAGACGTGGTGTTAGTAAATGGTGACATTGGCCGTCATGGCATTGCCATTATGGCGGTGCGGGAGGGGTTAATGTTCGAGACAGTCATTGAAAGTGATTCGGCCCCCGTGGCGGCGGAGGTGTTGGCCCTGTTGGAGGCGGGGATTGAGGTACATTGTCTGCGGGATTTAACCCGAGGTGGCTTGGCCAGTGCCTTGAATGAGATTGCCGTGGCCGCCAAATTGGGGATTCGCCTGGAGGAGAGGGCGATCGCCGTCCGCGATGATGTCCAGGGGGCCTGTGAAATTCTCGGCTTTGACCCCCTCTATCTAGCCAATGAGGGCCGCTTTATCGCGATTGTTCCCCCCAATCAAGTCCAGGCGGCGTTAGAGAGTTTAGGAGAGGGGGCCGCTGAGATTGGCGTCGTCACAGACACCACAACTCCCCCCGTTACCATGATGAGTGAGATTGGGTCCCTACGAACGGTAGATCTATTGAGTGGGGAACAGTTACCGAGGATTTGTTAA
- the hoxE gene encoding bidirectional hydrogenase complex protein HoxE, with amino-acid sequence MTATRTSPPAKSTEKAKTQDGKPDKRFKVLDITMKRNQYRQDALIEILHKAQEAFGFLEEDVLSYIAHKLQLPLSQVYGVATFYHLFSLKPSGAHTCVVCLGTACYVKGGGDILKAVEEDVGIAAGETTEDGQVSIVTARCIGACGIAPAVVYDGKVAGQQTPEQTCDRIHGWKQADS; translated from the coding sequence ATGACTGCCACCCGTACCTCACCCCCAGCGAAATCTACCGAAAAAGCCAAAACCCAAGACGGCAAACCCGATAAACGCTTCAAAGTTCTAGACATCACAATGAAGCGCAACCAATATCGACAGGATGCGCTCATCGAAATCCTCCACAAAGCCCAAGAAGCCTTTGGTTTTCTTGAAGAAGATGTCCTAAGCTACATTGCCCATAAATTGCAACTGCCCCTCTCCCAAGTCTACGGCGTTGCCACCTTCTACCATCTCTTTTCCCTCAAACCCAGCGGGGCCCATACCTGCGTCGTCTGTTTGGGAACCGCCTGCTACGTCAAAGGCGGCGGCGACATCCTCAAAGCCGTCGAAGAGGATGTGGGTATCGCCGCCGGGGAAACCACCGAAGACGGGCAAGTATCCATCGTCACCGCTCGTTGCATTGGTGCCTGTGGCATTGCCCCAGCCGTTGTCTATGACGGCAAAGTCGCCGGCCAGCAAACCCCCGAACAAACCTGCGATCGCATTCATGGCTGGAAACAAGCAGACAGCTAA
- a CDS encoding NuoF family protein, which translates to MERAELLEQATVAKQAQKRIRIHCCTSTGCQASQSLDVKKQLDNAIKTHNLGDTVEAVGVGCMGFCGQGPMVEIEDADSPAEKKHYQKVTPEQAESIIGSLNGSGEADAIEGDPNHPFFSRQLLIVREHSGRIDPERIDEYLAVGGYQALHHAIYEMSPADVVQEITQSGLRGRGGAGYPTGLKWATVAKMPPGQKYIICNADEGDPGAFMDRSVLESDPHRILEGMAIAGYAVGATQGYIYVRAEYPLAITRLQKAIQQAKRKHCLGAQIFDSPVDFTIEIRVGAGAFVCGEETALIASVEGGRGNPRPRPPYPAVSGLHGCPTLINNVETLGNISPIIRNGAEWFAGIGTERSKGTKIFSLTGKIRNNGLIEVPMGITLREIVEEMGGGVPGANNVKAIQTGGPSGGCIPDRELDTPVDYDSLRELGSMMGSGGMVVMDDDTSMVQVAQFYMEFCRGETCGKCIPCRAGTVQMYQLLTKLLDEKATKRDLDRLKELCGMVQATSLCGLGQTAPNPVLSTLHYFEQEYLDLLQPDPITVAAANRG; encoded by the coding sequence ATGGAACGAGCTGAACTCCTCGAACAGGCTACCGTAGCCAAACAAGCCCAAAAACGCATCCGCATCCATTGTTGCACCTCCACCGGTTGCCAAGCCTCCCAATCCCTCGACGTTAAAAAACAACTCGACAACGCCATCAAAACCCACAACCTCGGCGATACCGTTGAAGCCGTTGGCGTCGGCTGCATGGGTTTCTGTGGCCAAGGGCCGATGGTGGAAATCGAAGACGCCGACTCCCCCGCAGAGAAAAAACACTATCAAAAAGTCACCCCCGAACAAGCCGAAAGCATCATCGGCAGTCTCAACGGTTCCGGCGAGGCCGATGCCATCGAAGGAGATCCCAACCATCCCTTCTTTAGCCGTCAACTCCTCATCGTCCGCGAACATAGCGGCCGCATCGATCCCGAACGCATCGACGAATATCTAGCCGTCGGCGGCTACCAAGCCCTGCATCACGCCATCTATGAAATGTCCCCGGCTGACGTGGTGCAAGAAATCACCCAATCCGGACTGCGGGGACGAGGGGGTGCAGGCTATCCCACCGGCTTAAAATGGGCCACCGTCGCCAAAATGCCCCCCGGACAGAAATACATCATCTGTAACGCCGACGAGGGAGATCCTGGGGCGTTTATGGATCGCAGTGTCCTCGAAAGTGACCCCCACCGTATTTTAGAAGGGATGGCGATCGCCGGCTACGCCGTTGGCGCAACCCAAGGCTACATCTACGTTCGCGCCGAATATCCCCTAGCCATCACCCGCCTGCAAAAAGCCATCCAGCAAGCCAAACGCAAACATTGCCTCGGGGCGCAAATCTTCGACTCCCCCGTAGACTTCACCATCGAAATTCGCGTCGGTGCCGGGGCCTTCGTTTGTGGCGAAGAAACCGCCCTCATCGCCTCCGTCGAAGGCGGACGAGGCAACCCTCGCCCCCGCCCCCCCTATCCCGCCGTCTCAGGATTACACGGCTGTCCGACGCTCATCAACAACGTGGAAACCCTGGGCAACATCTCCCCCATCATCCGCAATGGGGCCGAGTGGTTCGCCGGCATTGGCACCGAACGCAGCAAAGGCACTAAAATCTTCTCCCTCACCGGCAAAATCCGCAACAACGGACTGATTGAAGTTCCCATGGGCATTACCCTCCGAGAAATTGTCGAAGAGATGGGAGGCGGCGTTCCTGGTGCTAATAACGTCAAAGCCATTCAAACCGGTGGCCCCTCCGGCGGTTGCATTCCCGATCGCGAACTCGACACCCCCGTCGATTATGACTCCCTGCGGGAACTCGGGTCGATGATGGGGTCAGGAGGCATGGTGGTCATGGACGACGACACCAGCATGGTACAAGTCGCCCAGTTTTACATGGAATTTTGCCGAGGCGAAACCTGTGGCAAGTGCATCCCCTGTCGCGCCGGAACCGTACAGATGTATCAACTTCTCACCAAACTCCTAGACGAGAAAGCCACGAAACGGGACTTAGATCGACTCAAAGAACTCTGCGGCATGGTTCAAGCCACCAGTCTCTGTGGCTTAGGCCAAACCGCCCCCAACCCCGTCCTCAGCACCCTCCATTACTTTGAACAAGAGTACCTAGACCTCCTACAACCCGATCCCATCACCGTCGCCGCCGCTAACAGAGGCTAA
- the hoxU gene encoding bidirectional hydrogenase complex protein HoxU: MSVVTLKINDIDVAAEAGKTVLDAAREAGIRIPTLCHLDGVSDVGACRLCLIEIKGIPKLLPACVTEVSEGMEVTTHTPQLDEYRRMTVEMLFSEGNHVCAVCVANENCELQDVAIEVGMDHSRFTYRFPERGVDISHPQFGIDHNRCILCTRCVRVCDEIEGAHVWDVAGRGAAAKVVTGLNQPWGDVEACTACGKCVDACPTGSIFRKGSTASELDRDRGKLEFLVKAREENQWTR, from the coding sequence ATGTCTGTCGTCACCCTCAAAATCAACGATATCGATGTCGCGGCCGAAGCCGGTAAAACCGTCCTCGATGCTGCACGTGAAGCGGGAATCCGCATTCCCACCCTCTGCCATCTTGATGGCGTCTCTGATGTGGGCGCTTGTCGTCTCTGTTTAATTGAAATCAAAGGGATTCCCAAACTCCTCCCCGCCTGTGTCACGGAAGTGAGCGAGGGGATGGAAGTCACCACCCACACCCCCCAGTTGGATGAGTATCGCCGCATGACCGTGGAAATGCTCTTTTCCGAAGGGAATCATGTTTGCGCCGTCTGTGTCGCCAACGAGAACTGTGAATTGCAAGATGTGGCCATCGAAGTGGGGATGGATCACAGTCGCTTTACCTATCGCTTCCCGGAACGGGGGGTTGATATCTCCCATCCCCAATTTGGCATCGACCATAACCGCTGTATTCTCTGCACCCGTTGCGTGCGCGTCTGTGATGAAATCGAAGGCGCTCATGTTTGGGATGTGGCAGGACGGGGGGCCGCCGCGAAGGTGGTGACGGGGTTGAACCAACCCTGGGGAGATGTGGAGGCTTGCACCGCTTGCGGCAAATGTGTGGATGCTTGCCCCACGGGGTCGATTTTCCGTAAGGGAAGTACGGCTTCGGAACTCGATCGTGATCGCGGCAAACTGGAATTTTTAGTCAAAGCACGGGAAGAAAATCAATGGACACGGTAA
- a CDS encoding oxidoreductase produces the protein MDTVNKKVKLATIWLAGCSGCHMSFLDLDEWLFELAKFADIVYSPVASDIKDYPEDVDVCLVEGAVANEENLELLYKVRQRTKFVISFGDCAVTANVPAMRNMLGSSEPVLKRCYLELGDKTAQLPHEPGIVPELLDRVRPIHELVEIDLFIPGCPPSAPRIQAAIEPLLKGERPVMEGRSMIKFG, from the coding sequence ATGGACACGGTAAACAAGAAAGTAAAACTGGCAACGATTTGGCTGGCCGGCTGTTCCGGTTGTCATATGTCCTTCCTGGACTTGGACGAATGGCTGTTTGAACTGGCCAAGTTCGCCGACATTGTCTATAGTCCCGTTGCTTCGGATATCAAGGACTATCCCGAGGATGTGGATGTCTGTCTAGTGGAAGGGGCGGTGGCCAATGAGGAAAACCTGGAACTGTTGTACAAAGTTCGCCAACGCACCAAGTTTGTCATTTCCTTCGGGGACTGTGCGGTAACAGCTAACGTCCCAGCGATGCGCAATATGTTAGGGAGTTCTGAACCGGTTCTCAAACGCTGCTACCTAGAACTCGGGGATAAAACTGCTCAATTGCCCCACGAACCAGGGATTGTCCCAGAATTGCTCGATCGCGTCCGCCCAATTCATGAGTTAGTGGAGATTGACCTATTTATCCCCGGTTGTCCCCCCTCGGCCCCTCGCATCCAAGCGGCGATCGAACCGCTGCTGAAAGGGGAACGGCCAGTGATGGAAGGGCGATCGATGATTAAGTTCGGCTAG
- a CDS encoding Ni/Fe hydrogenase subunit alpha, with amino-acid sequence MSKTIVIDPVTRIEGHAKISIFLNDAGDVDDARFHVVEFRGFEKFCEGRPMFEMAGITARICGICPVSHLLAAAKTGDKILAVQVPPAGEKLRRLMNLAQIIQSHTLSFFHLSSPDFLLGWDSDPAKRNVFGLMEANPDLARAGIRLRQFGQTVIELLGAKKIHAAWAVPGGVRSPLSEEGLQWIRDRLPESRQTIETALGLFKQLLDDTLKDEVDIFGQFDSLFMSLVAPDGTWEHYGGHIRFVDSQGNIVADGLREEDYQDFLDEAVEPWSYLKFPYYKPMGYPDGMYRVGPLARLNVCDRIGTPDGDRELQEFRQRAGGRCATSSFMYHYARLLEVLACIERIEQYVDDPDLLSSRCRAKAEINNLEGVGVSEAPRGTLFHHYNVDENGLIEKVNLIIATGQNNLAMNKTVTQIAQHYIHNNDVAEGFLNRVEAGIRNFDPCLSCSTHAVGQMPLHIELLAPDKTVINTIYRD; translated from the coding sequence ATGAGTAAAACCATTGTTATTGATCCCGTCACCCGCATCGAGGGTCACGCCAAAATCTCCATCTTTCTCAACGATGCCGGAGATGTCGATGACGCTCGTTTCCATGTCGTGGAATTTCGCGGCTTTGAAAAATTCTGTGAAGGTCGTCCTATGTTCGAGATGGCCGGTATTACCGCCCGTATTTGTGGAATTTGTCCCGTCAGCCATCTTTTGGCCGCTGCCAAGACGGGCGATAAAATCCTAGCGGTGCAAGTTCCCCCAGCCGGAGAAAAACTGCGGCGATTGATGAATTTGGCCCAAATCATCCAATCCCATACCCTGAGTTTCTTCCACCTCAGCAGTCCCGATTTCCTCTTGGGATGGGATAGTGACCCCGCCAAACGCAATGTTTTTGGCTTAATGGAGGCCAATCCCGATTTAGCCCGCGCGGGGATTCGGCTGCGTCAGTTTGGACAAACGGTGATTGAACTGTTGGGGGCCAAGAAAATCCATGCCGCTTGGGCAGTTCCCGGTGGAGTACGATCTCCCCTGTCGGAAGAGGGCCTGCAATGGATTCGCGATCGCCTTCCTGAATCCCGCCAAACCATCGAAACGGCCCTGGGACTATTCAAACAACTCCTCGACGACACCTTAAAAGACGAAGTTGACATCTTCGGACAATTCGACTCTCTCTTTATGAGTCTCGTCGCCCCCGATGGAACCTGGGAACATTACGGCGGTCATATTCGCTTCGTCGATAGTCAGGGCAATATCGTTGCCGACGGCTTGCGGGAAGAAGACTATCAAGACTTCCTCGATGAAGCCGTCGAACCCTGGTCTTATCTCAAATTCCCCTATTACAAACCCATGGGCTATCCTGATGGGATGTATCGCGTTGGACCCTTGGCGCGGTTGAACGTGTGCGATCGCATAGGAACCCCTGACGGCGATCGCGAATTACAAGAATTTCGCCAACGGGCAGGCGGCCGCTGTGCCACCTCCTCCTTCATGTACCACTACGCCCGTCTCCTAGAGGTTCTCGCCTGTATCGAACGCATCGAACAGTACGTAGACGACCCGGATTTACTCTCCTCCCGTTGTCGCGCCAAAGCCGAGATTAACAACCTAGAAGGAGTCGGAGTTAGCGAAGCCCCTCGCGGAACCCTATTTCATCATTACAATGTAGACGAGAACGGTCTGATTGAGAAAGTCAACCTGATCATCGCCACGGGACAAAACAACCTGGCCATGAACAAAACCGTTACCCAGATTGCCCAACATTACATCCATAACAACGATGTCGCCGAGGGCTTTCTCAACCGAGTCGAAGCCGGAATCCGCAACTTCGACCCCTGTCTGAGTTGTTCGACTCACGCCGTCGGTCAAATGCCCCTCCATATCGAACTTCTCGCCCCCGATAAAACCGTCATCAACACCATCTACCGCGACTAA
- a CDS encoding (2Fe-2S) ferredoxin domain-containing protein: MPKENLYLCMGSACHQLGVYEVLPRLQSLMKDYDLEDTVELKGSFCLETCSYGIVMKFKEEHFVDINPQNIDDKFIGEILPTIQKALEQNSSPS; encoded by the coding sequence ATGCCCAAAGAAAACCTCTACCTCTGTATGGGGTCAGCCTGTCACCAGTTGGGGGTGTACGAAGTTCTCCCCCGGCTACAGTCTTTAATGAAAGACTATGACCTCGAAGACACCGTAGAACTCAAAGGTTCCTTTTGCCTAGAAACCTGTAGCTACGGCATTGTCATGAAATTTAAAGAGGAGCATTTCGTAGATATCAACCCGCAAAATATCGACGACAAATTTATCGGCGAAATTCTCCCGACCATCCAAAAAGCCCTAGAACAAAATTCCTCCCCCTCCTAA
- a CDS encoding PAS domain S-box protein: MQEQTQNHIWQLLWEYDPNGLIAVDSNFTIVLVNPAFCRMFGVEGPEILGKPASSILGNIEHFQKVWNSQQVIRGIEREYSHPKLYLREVVFPIPEEKIIACIMVDISQDYQRRQELQHLKTETVLNVREVVDNQMKVAQEIAGLLGETTAETKVSLLKIIEAVEQEMV, translated from the coding sequence ATGCAAGAACAAACCCAAAACCATATCTGGCAACTCCTCTGGGAATATGACCCCAACGGACTCATTGCCGTCGACTCCAACTTCACCATTGTTTTGGTGAATCCTGCCTTTTGCCGGATGTTTGGGGTTGAGGGACCCGAAATTCTCGGCAAACCTGCTAGTAGCATCTTGGGCAATATCGAGCATTTTCAAAAAGTCTGGAACAGCCAACAGGTAATTCGAGGGATTGAACGGGAATATAGCCATCCCAAACTCTATTTGCGAGAAGTGGTGTTTCCCATTCCTGAAGAAAAAATTATCGCCTGTATTATGGTCGATATTAGTCAGGACTATCAGCGGCGACAGGAACTGCAACATCTCAAAACTGAAACAGTCTTAAATGTCCGCGAAGTCGTTGACAATCAAATGAAAGTTGCCCAAGAAATTGCCGGACTCCTGGGAGAGACAACGGCTGAAACCAAGGTTAGCTTGTTGAAAATCATCGAAGCGGTTGAGCAGGAAATGGTTTGA
- a CDS encoding SpoIIE family protein phosphatase encodes MTQSNTVRADNFFDICHLSLNKQGEELCGDKVKFIKTETKTTIVLSDGLGSGVKANILATLTSEILITMLNADVALEAVMETVIGTLPICQVRKIAYATFTVIQIDNITNDFRVINFDNPPIFYFRKGRIVKPEPRIDRILNRKIHVVEGTLQRGDFLGAISDGVLYAGLGDTMNFGWGWENIAKYMERLFVHDAPTARSLLDKVLGETRRLYRDKIGDDASLVGVYVRRRNPLMIFTGPPLDPSQDDTFAERFLNFPGRKALCGGTTGNIVANYMGETVEMDISTMRKELPPIGILDEVNLVTEGILTISKATELLKKCHCDLDRLPFDRNGAVLLAREILEADSIFFLVGQQINEFYQNPLLPKNISIRRSLVEELVQLLRDNQKEVDLEYC; translated from the coding sequence ATGACTCAATCTAATACCGTGCGTGCGGATAACTTTTTTGATATTTGTCACCTGAGCCTTAATAAACAAGGAGAAGAACTTTGTGGGGACAAGGTTAAATTTATTAAAACTGAAACTAAAACTACAATTGTTTTATCCGATGGCTTAGGAAGTGGCGTCAAAGCCAATATCTTAGCAACTCTAACCAGCGAAATCCTCATCACGATGCTGAATGCGGATGTTGCCCTAGAAGCGGTGATGGAAACGGTAATTGGAACTTTGCCAATTTGCCAAGTTCGTAAAATCGCCTATGCAACATTTACTGTCATTCAGATTGACAATATAACGAATGATTTTCGGGTCATAAATTTTGACAATCCACCTATATTTTACTTCCGAAAAGGGCGAATTGTCAAACCCGAACCTCGTATCGATCGCATTCTGAACCGCAAAATTCATGTCGTTGAAGGAACCTTGCAGCGAGGCGACTTTCTCGGGGCGATTAGCGACGGGGTTCTCTATGCTGGACTTGGGGACACGATGAACTTCGGCTGGGGGTGGGAGAACATCGCCAAATACATGGAACGTCTGTTTGTCCATGATGCCCCCACAGCCCGCAGTCTCTTGGATAAAGTCCTCGGGGAAACGCGGCGACTCTATCGGGATAAAATTGGCGATGATGCCTCTCTGGTGGGGGTGTATGTCCGTCGTCGTAACCCGCTGATGATTTTCACAGGCCCGCCGTTAGACCCCAGTCAGGATGACACTTTTGCAGAACGATTTTTGAATTTTCCAGGACGTAAAGCCCTTTGTGGGGGAACCACCGGTAACATTGTCGCCAACTATATGGGTGAGACGGTGGAGATGGATATTTCGACAATGCGGAAAGAACTTCCCCCGATTGGTATTCTCGATGAGGTCAATTTGGTAACGGAGGGGATTTTGACCATTTCTAAAGCCACAGAACTCCTCAAAAAATGTCATTGTGATTTAGATCGCTTACCCTTTGACCGCAATGGGGCCGTGTTACTGGCCCGGGAGATTCTGGAGGCGGATTCCATCTTTTTCTTGGTGGGACAACAAATTAATGAGTTTTACCAAAATCCTCTCCTGCCGAAAAATATCTCTATCCGTCGCAGTTTAGTCGAGGAGTTGGTGCAACTGTTGCGAGACAATCAGAAGGAAGTGGATTTAGAATATTGTTAA
- a CDS encoding DUF1622 domain-containing protein: MESIHLLESGLSGVVSLGKLFLEAISVLCVFLGIVKTIQLGLRFSEFQYDEFLFIQLRIRFGVWLALALEFQLGADILATTIAPKTDTLIRLGAIAIIRTLLNYFLNIELEHEFELRKRQSGSEHLPPIKS; encoded by the coding sequence ATGGAATCGATACATCTTCTCGAATCTGGATTATCTGGAGTCGTGTCTCTGGGAAAACTATTCCTAGAGGCAATTTCCGTATTATGCGTTTTTTTGGGAATCGTCAAAACGATTCAACTGGGGTTGAGATTTTCTGAATTTCAATATGATGAATTTCTCTTTATCCAACTGCGGATACGGTTTGGGGTTTGGTTGGCTTTAGCCCTGGAATTTCAATTGGGGGCTGATATTCTAGCAACGACCATTGCCCCCAAAACGGATACGTTGATTCGACTTGGGGCGATCGCCATTATTCGGACCTTATTAAACTATTTCTTAAATATCGAACTCGAACATGAGTTTGAATTGAGGAAACGTCAGTCTGGGAGCGAACATCTACCTCCAATTAAGTCATAA
- a CDS encoding DUF3611 family protein, with protein sequence MNDDNQLPTRDTAIYEGQIPPSLERVIPAMRRFGKISFWCQLVLGIIAGLIFFFAGFVGSNTGEPNRLSPEEGPGLFFAIAGLVALAIGMYWALRYTQIAKRLAIPDPSLRPTRSQTLGSLQTGVIINLVGMLFSLVAAQIITGLLMVKVLSSEGVQFSPAALSRLVQPIDIFVVLANTNSLFAHFVALSCSLWLLRLIQTIKPN encoded by the coding sequence ATGAACGACGACAACCAACTCCCGACCCGCGACACAGCCATCTACGAAGGGCAGATCCCCCCCTCGTTAGAGCGTGTGATTCCCGCGATGCGCCGCTTTGGGAAAATCAGTTTTTGGTGCCAACTGGTGTTGGGAATCATTGCGGGCTTGATTTTCTTCTTTGCGGGCTTTGTGGGGTCCAATACCGGGGAACCCAATCGCCTCAGTCCTGAAGAGGGGCCCGGACTATTTTTTGCGATCGCGGGGCTAGTGGCCTTGGCGATTGGCATGTATTGGGCGTTGCGCTATACCCAGATTGCCAAGCGTTTGGCGATTCCTGACCCTTCCCTACGGCCAACGAGATCGCAAACCCTGGGATCTCTGCAAACTGGGGTGATTATTAACCTGGTGGGGATGTTATTTAGCCTGGTAGCAGCGCAAATCATCACCGGACTGTTGATGGTGAAAGTCCTGAGTTCAGAAGGGGTGCAGTTCTCGCCAGCCGCTTTAAGTCGTTTGGTACAGCCGATTGATATTTTCGTGGTTCTGGCCAACACCAATAGCCTGTTTGCCCATTTCGTTGCCCTCAGTTGCTCTCTCTGGCTCTTACGACTGATTCAGACAATCAAACCCAACTAA